The Porites lutea chromosome 4, jaPorLute2.1, whole genome shotgun sequence genome contains a region encoding:
- the LOC140933919 gene encoding uncharacterized protein: protein MPSACDAVKDAGNCLLMATHQLKQYPFSNKVRYNLVDSARNILEGTMKVLLVYDEAEVRKIVTSARWVMDRLHLVETVTSPRELVVSFKSYTESLMLLASLCNKRQQELSNPRQRDRLLSAMMVLKKSIGLLSTSMQVYLSNPTNLQTKANRDYVIGQIMLACTEIIKIVEARGDLDQSIEEPGYMAATLEKAHKQLSPHSRLGSNNELDCYLDAIVRSSMGVANSSEGVRREKIVHACQSVLQMRNELADLQKAFLANPLSQRTRHELDLASERLSVELKKLDRHVSTAVIDDITTVFADAELPVHNMIQAATAPLLDMSVQSQEDAVMRLQAKADEFQKHAARLAEVARQCAALSADARRVQAINGTANDIEKLAPQLTSAAVRVRHTPTDVGCTEHLGQLRRDWTARIHVLTSLVDDITDFNDFVLMTDFNIQKDIACSQEALRQQDITAVSQTSLRMLGRARRVAMATKKEMNVTADPMYKGKLQAACAELESALPIVVQSLEGTLLNMTDVDQHNKLSENSKLLGDKVKLIKSALKRPEGANIDLTDYGNDVADGKVVDPMDNMLDLFEILRGHRPSAVSDTVSVGEPDLTELGGESAVQTAASLDLSSQEDIEPAPKPVRSKSPKEKRDRSRDRSRDRSRDRSRGLTRTVDSDDLLFNFSEDDEMDRINRKALLGISAEHWNEPSLSSGVVRPIKPSQTSRAPVSRLLSAVKVRDFELADRELKKVESRATALRTLAGSCAERSRNTEGVRLVRVSCDEIEKLTPLIVQAAHEFHTNPRDLVVVERLQTIGREWASKVHVLSGAVDEIVQPWSAAASKLALAATSGDAEELKKQVDNINRHVLRLRQLAVAAKAAADAEDYAMNAGNEGEPPARDPASLQRVEQVRLTSGEVERMTPQLITAAQALSRDPTDIANVERLELHRRDWASKVYSLVFAVDDVTVGTSAPVEQLTSVALAADQHALQEHSRMLTSFSRTLKEMEIASTAGCGDPKKVSLAEATVNSVEKLTTDLQDTARVVSEMAAREHRTLEQSLAYMGVVERMNLLQREWATKVHLLTALVDDLTAEASAPVDRLAGAALAVSKAELGERIQQQSNFEMQADELKASVARVRTHASKAVENSRHTSKVRHVRVTGDFIDRLTPQVIAAARALADKPDQSTVEHFQMLRRQWASKAQLLMATLDGLPDADTAAVQDVFQALLGMPQMEATHSFESLNEEEAVAIEGSSREKKPFSYGEGSVLASPSPMKSLPSAAGQSPETSSFFDDMALNDRNKSLERSFSLSDSESAPEVRRLRGPWGSASETDLARKALVDELHQRFSSAESLARAGGTRRYRHHQRAASIMGLSRGEPDWRSTSVEELRAKKSSKSIEFAAQLLQEETDKWEEENNSIVKVAKEMALQMLQIAKFARGRNRLQNKMEMINMAKAIASNAMVILKFAHVIAEQSVDERSKSDLLYYAEYLPTISTQLKIISSVKAATPSDISADAMLVKNAQNLMQAVVKTLKAAEATCVKGLLPPKQDASADHTEAADLAFQWKKKLRRQRAIEALTASRDELGLRRREKNIATPSLVDIVHV from the exons ATGCCGTCGGCATGCGATGCAGTAAAAGATGCAGGGAACTGCTTACTGATGGCGACTCATCAGCTCAAGCAGTACCCATTCTCAAATAAAGTCAGATACAATTTGGTGGACTCAGCAAGGAACATTCTGGAAGGAACTATGAAG GTCTTGCTTGTTTATGATGAAGCTGAGGTTCGTAAGATTGTCACATCAGCACGCTGGGTTATGGACCGACTTCACCTTGTGGAAACTGTTACCTCTCCAAGAGAACTGGTAGTAAGTTTCAag AGCTATACAGAGTCACTCATGCTTTTGGCAAGTTTATGCAACAAGAGACAACAA GAGCTTAGCAATCCACGACAGAGGGATAGGCTTTTATCAGCAATGATGGTCTTAAAGAAGTCTATAGGATTACTGTCAACATCTATGCAAGTGTACCTGAGTAATCCTACCAACCTACAAACAAAG GCAAATCGTGATTATGTAATTGGTCAAATCATGTTGGCTTGCACTGAAATTATTAAGATTGTTGAAGCCAGAGGAGACCTGGATCAGAGTATAGAGGAGCCAGGCTACATGGCTGCTACATTGGAAAAG GCTCACAAGCAGCTGTCCCCTCATAGTAGACTGGGATCCAATAATGAGCTGGACTGTTATTTGGATGCTATTGTGCGCAGCAGCATGGGTGTCGCCAACAGCTCTGAAGGAGTGAGAAGAGAGAAGATTGTTCATGCATGTCAGAGT GTTTTGCAAATGAGAAATGAGCTGGCTGATCTGCAGAAAGCATTTCTCGCAAACCCTTTGTCACAAAGAACAAG ACATGAACTCGACCTGGCATCTGAACGGTTATCAGTGGAACTGAAGAAACTCGATCGTCATGTCTCCACTGCTGTGATTGATGACATAACTACTGTGTTTGCTGATGCCGAGTTACCAGTTCATAACATGATACAAGCAGCTACTGCGCCACTCTTA GATATGAGTGTACAAAGTCAAGAAGATGCAGTAATGAGATTACAAGCAAAAGCTGATGAATTCCAAAAACATGCAGCAAGATTAGCAGAGGTAGCAAGACAGTGTGCGGCTTTATCAGCTGATGCAAGAA GGGTACAAGCGATAAATGGAACAGCTAATGATATCGAAAAGCTTGCTCCTCAACTTACGTCAGCAGCTGTGAGAGTGCGACATACTCCCACTGATGTAGGGTGTACAGAACATCTTGGTCAGCTGAGAAGAGATTGGACAGCTAGGATCCATGTACTCACTTCTTTGGTTGACGACATCACAGACTTTAATGACTTCGTGCTCATGACGG ATTTCAACATCCAGAAAGATATTGCATGTTCTCAAGAAGCGTTACGTCAGCAAGACATTACAGCAGTGTCCCAGACCTCCCTCAGAATGCTTGGCCGAGCTAGAAGAGTTGCCATGGCTACAAAGAAAGAGATGAATGTGACCGCTGATCCAATGTACAAGGGAAAGCTACAGGCTGCGTGCGCCGAGCTGGAATCAG CGCTTCCAATAGTAGTTCAAAGTTTAGAAGGAACCTTGTTGAACATGACTGATGTCGACCAGCATAACAAGCTCTCTGAGAATTCCAAACTTCTTGGAGACAAAGTCAAGTTAATAAAATCCGCCCTCAAACGTCCAGAAGGAGCTAACATAG ATTTAACTGATTATGGCAATGATGTAGCAGACGGTAAAGTTGTGGACCCAATGGACAATATGCTGGATTTGTTTGAGATCTTACGCGGCCATCGTCCATCAGCAG TGAGTGACACGGTGTCAGTTGGTGAACCTGATTTAACTGAGCTTGGAGGGGAATCTGCCGTTCAAACGGCAGCAAGTCTAGATCTTTCAAGTCAAGAAGAT ATTGAGCCGGCGCCAAAACCAGTTCGTTCTAAGTCACCAAAGGAGAAGCGGGACAGGTCACGAGACAGATCCCGGGACAGATCACGCGATAGATCCCGCGGGCTCACCCGGACCGTGGATTCTGACGATCTGCTCTTCAatttttcggaagatgatgaaATGGACAGGATTAACAGAAAAGCTCTTCTTG gaaTAAGCGCGGAGCACTGGAACGAGCCATCGCTTTCATCGGGAGTCGTCCGCCCAATTAAACCTTCCCAGACTTCCCGCGCGCCTGTCTCCAGACTGCTGAGTGCTGTGAAGGTTAGAGATTTTGAACTGGCTGACAGAGAACTGAAGAAAGTAGAATCAAGAGCGACTGCCTTGAGAACACTAGCGGGAAGTTGTGCCGAGAGATCAAGGAATACTGAAGGAGTTAG GCTTGTTCGAGTCTCCTgtgatgaaatagaaaaactaACACCGCTTATCGTGCAAGCGGCGCATGAATTCCATACTAACCCACGTGACCTGGTGGTTGTTGAACGCCTGCAAACGATTGGACGGGAGTGGGCTTCCAAAGTACATGTGTTGTCCGGTGCCGTCGATGAAATAGTTCAACCGTGGTCAGCGGCGGCTTCCAAGCTGGCTCTGGCAGCTACATCCGGGGATGCTGAAGAACTGAAGAAGcag GTGGACAATATAAACAGACATGTTCTTCGGCTCAGACAGTTGGCAGTAGCAGCTAAAGCAGCGGCAGATGCTGAAGATTACGCTATGAATGCTGGGAATGAAGGTGAACCGCCTGCACGTGACCCGGCCTCGCTTCAGCGTGTTGAGCAGGTTCGGTTGACGTCAGGAGAAGTAGAAAGAATGACACCTCAACTCATAACGGCGGCTCAG GCATTGTCAAGAGATCCTACAGATATTGCAAATGTTGAGCGATTAGAGCTGCACAGGAGGGACTGGGCCTCTAAAGTTTACAGTCTGGTGTTTGCcgttgatgacgtcactgttgGAACATCTGCACCAGTTGAACAACTAACATCTGTTGCCTTGGCGGCAGACCAGCATGCATTGCAAGAACATTCCCGGATGTTAACCTCATTTTCTCGAACCCTAAAAGAAATGGAAATTGCGTCCACGGCTGG ttGCGGTGATCCCAAGAAAGTAAGTCTTGCTGAGGCGACTGTCAATTCTGTAGAGAAGTTAACCACTGACCTACAGGACACGGCTCGCGTGGTATCTGAGATGGCTGCGCGGGAACACAGAACACTGGAACAAAGCTTGGCATACATGGGAGTAGTAGAAAGGATGAACTTGCTTCAAAGAGAATGGGCGACTAAA GTTCATTTGTTAACTGCTCTTGTAGATGACCTTACCGCTGAAGCTTCGGCACCAGTGGATCGTCTTGCGGGCGCCGCACTTGCTGTAAGCAAAGCAGAACTGGGTGAAAGAATACAACAGCAAAGCAATTTTGAGATGCAAGCAGATGAGCTCAAAGCAAGTGTGGCACGTGTTCGAACGCACGCGAGTAAAGCCGTGGAGAATTCTCGACACACGAGTAAAGTTAGACACGTTCGTGTGACTGGTGACTTCATTGACAGGCTAACGCCGCAAGTTATAGCAGCGGCACGCGCCCTAGCAG ACAAACCTGATCAGTCAACTGTGGAGCATTTTCAGATGTTAAGACGTCAGTGGGCGTCAAAGGCGCAGCTTCTGATGGCCACACTGGATGGTCTGCCCGATGCTGATACTGCCGCTGTACAAG ACGTTTTTCAGGCATTGTTAGGAATGCCGCAAATGGAAGCTACGCACAGCTTTGAATCATTGAACGAAGAGGAAGCGGTCGCTATCGAGGGCTCATCGCgtgaaaaaaaacctttctccTATGGAGAGGGCAGTGTGCTGGCATCACCCTCTCCCATGAAAAGTTTACCATCTGCAGCTGGTCAATCACCGGAAACTAGCTCGTTCTTCGATGACATGGCATTGAATGAT AGGAACAAATCCCTGGAAAGGTCATTTTCACTTTCCGACTCTGAGAGTGCCCCTGAGGTCCGTCGCCTGCGAGGGCCCTGGGGATCTGCTAGTGAAACGGATCTCGCGAGAAAGGCCCTGGTTGATGAGCTTCACCAGCGCTTCTCCTCAGCCGAGTCCCTCGCTCGTGCGGGAGGGACTAGGCGCTATCGACACCATCAGCGAGCTGCCAGCATCATGGGACTGTCCCGAGGTGAACCCGACTGGAGATCGACGTCTGTCGAAGAATTGAGAGCAAAGAAAAGCTCCAAGTCAATTGAG TTTGCCGCCCAACTGCTTCAAGAGGAAACAGATAAATGGGAAgaagaaaacaactcaatcGTGAAGGTGGCCAAAGAAATGGCGCTACAAATGCTGCAGATTGCAAAGTTCGCTCGAGGACGAAACCGACTCCAG AATAAAATGGAAATGATCAACATGGCAAAAGCAATTGCTTCTAACGCCATGGTTATCCTCAAATTTGCTCATGTTATTGCTGAACAAAGTGTAGACGAAAG gagtaaaagtgacctgCTGTACTATGCCGAATACTTACCTACTATCAGCACTCAACTCAAAATCATATCTTCAGTTAAAGCAGCCACTCCCTCGGATATTTCG GCAGATGCAATGTTGGTGAAAAACGCACAAAATCTAATGCAAGCTGTAGTGAAAACTCTAAAAGCCGCCGAAGCTACTTGTGTGAAG GGTCTCCTACCGCCAAAGCAGGATGCCTCAGCAGATCACACGGAGGCCGCTGACCTCGCCTTTCAATGGAAAAAGAAACTACGAAGGCAACGTGCAATCGAGGCTCTGACCGCGTCACGTGATGAGCTAGGACTTCGTAGGCGAGAGAAGAACATCGCCACACCTTCTTTGGTGGATATTGTGCATGTGTAA